In Zalophus californianus isolate mZalCal1 chromosome 4, mZalCal1.pri.v2, whole genome shotgun sequence, the following proteins share a genomic window:
- the RPL30 gene encoding 60S ribosomal protein L30, whose translation MVAAKKTKKSLESINSRLQLVMKSGKYVLGYKQTLKMIRHGKAKLVILANNCPALRKSEIEYYAMLAKTGVHHYSGNNIELGTACGKYYRVCTLAIIDPGDSDIIRSMPEQTGEK comes from the exons ATGGTGGCCGCAAAGAAGACG AAAAAGTCGCTGGAGTCGATCAACTCCAGGCTCCAGCTTGTTATGAAAAGTGGAAAGTACGTCCTGGGGtacaagcagactctgaaaatGATCAGACATGGCAAAGCGAAACTGGTCATCCTCGCCAACAACTGCCCAGCCTTGAG GAAATCTGAAATAGAATACTATGCCATGTTGGCCAAAACTGGTGTCCATCACTACAGTGGCAATAATATTGAATTGGGCACAGCATGTGGGAAATACTACAGAGTATGCACACTGGCTATCATTGATCCAG gtgattctgatatcaTTCGAAGCATGCCAGAACAGACTGGTGAAAAGTAA